In a genomic window of Piliocolobus tephrosceles isolate RC106 chromosome 1, ASM277652v3, whole genome shotgun sequence:
- the ATP5PB gene encoding ATP synthase F(0) complex subunit B1, mitochondrial, whose translation MWLHPAFRLSPSCDRFSALLASSRDNLFLKNLPRKVKGRLQNFHLARLVSGHLAPALTGSPVGVTGTLRLLPAPSLTMLSRVVLFAAATAAPSLKNAAFLGPGVLQATRTFHTGQPHLAPVPPLPEYGGKVRYGLIPEEFFQFLYPKTGVTGPYVLGTGLILYALSKEIYVISAETFTAMSLIGIMVYGIKKFGPSVAEFADKLNEQKLAQLEEAKQASIQQIQDAIDMEKSQQALTQKRHYLFDVQRNNIAMALEVTYRERLYRVYKEVKNRLDYHIAVQNMTRRKEQEHMINWVEKHVVQSISVQQEKETVAKCIADLKLLAKKAQAQPVM comes from the exons ATGTGGCTCCATCCTGCTTTCCGGCTGTCGCCCTCCTGCGATAGGTTCTCAGCGTTACTTGCCTCGTCTCGcgataatttgtttttaaaaaatctcccgAGGAAAGTTAAAGGAAGACTGCAAAATTTTCATCTCGCGAGACTTGTGAGCGGCCATCTTGCTCCTGCCCTGACAGGTTCTCCTGTCGGGGTCACAGGGACTCTAAGATTGCTACCTGCGCCTTCGCTGACCATGCTGTCCCGGGTGGTACTTTTCGCCGCCGCCACAGCGG CCCCGTCTCTGAAGAATGCGGCCTTCCTAGGTCCAGG AGTATTGCAGGCAACAAGGACCTTCCATACAGGGCAGCCACACCTTGCCCCTGTACCACCTCTTCCTGAATATGGAGGAAAAGTTCGTTATGGACTGATCCCTGAGGAATTCTTCCAGTTTCTTTATCCTAAAACTGGTGTAACAG GACCCTATGTGCTCGGAACTGGGCTCATCTTGTATGCTTTATCCAAAGAAATATATGTGATTAGCGCAGAGACCTTCACTGCCATGTCATTAATAGGGATAATGGTCTATGGAATTAAAAAATTTGGTCCCTCTGTTGCAGAATTTGCTGATAAACTCAATGAG CAAAAACTTGCCCAACTAGAAGAGGCAAAGCAGGCTTCCATCCAGCAAATCCAGGATGCAATTGATATGGAGAAGTCGCAGCAGGCACTGACTCAGAAGCGCCATTACCTTTTTGATGTGCAAAGG AATAACATTGCTATGGCTTTGGAGGTTACTTACCGGGAACGACTATATAGAGTATATAAGGAAGTAAAGAATCGCCTGGACTATCATATAGCTGTGCAGAACATGACGCGTCGAAAGGAACAAGAGCACATGATAAATTGGGTGGAGAAGCACGTGGTGCAAAGCATCTCCGTACAGCAG GAGAAAGAGACAGTTGCCAAGTGCATTGCAGACCTAAAGCTGCTGGCAAAGAAGGCTCAAGCACAGCCGGTTATGTAA